The genomic DNA AGCAGTCAGCCTGTATAGTTACATAACCGTATAGTACCTATGTTTGCCATGGAAAACCCTACgaagaaacgttttttttttttgcttcacaGTATGAAGAAATGACAAAACTATAACGGAGCAAAACGGAACAAAATACCTCTTTGTGGTTCTACGTTTTTCTTACTCTATACAGTTCTCAGAACCAATCTTCCAAAGAGATCACTTATCGACTACattatcaaaatgaatataaaattaCAATGGTGGACTTAGAATTAAATAACAATTAGTCATGAAGAGCGGTAaacaacagcttttaaaaaatcttgtcCCTGTCGGGCAATGATATCAGGAAATGTTAATCAGAACCTTGAGGAAAGTTTCTTTTCGGCAGAAAAAATTTGCTTGTAATGTTACCAATGTAATTCCATGCCACTTTGCTCAtctacaaataaaaattaaagaacagaGTGTCACATAGCATTTCTATAATCTGCAGTTAGATAAGGAAGATCGTGAATCTGGTATGGTTCCCAGCTCACGAACGAGTTCTTTGTAGCATGAGGAAATTCCTTGATTTTGGGTGCGACTTCATTCACTCCTTTTgatctctttctttgttcttatcGACAGTTCTAATTGCTTTGGTGTAAGTCGTACCACACTCAATCTAAATGCATCCTAGACATTTAAAGATAGTTATCATTTAGGGCACTTACCACTTGCTTTTAGCTCGATTTGCTATCAACAACTGTTTCTAGAGACTCCTGTACTGGGTCATCAAGCATGTCTCTTTGAAAACCACCTAAGAGAAATGATTTAAATATATGGAAAATGTTTATGACAAGGGCACCCTCAAGTCTACCTTGAAACAACCCTTCAGTGTAAGGTCCATCAGTCTTCGAGAATCAATCCTTACTTTTTCTATGGAGGTCCAAAGAACATTATTTCAAGTgcgcatattttttttatttcctttttttgtatcATCTTAGGACAATTTGACCAAAACTATCATGCTTAAATATTTAGATGACTGACTGAAATAAATGATTATATAGAAAATCAAGAGGTTTTCATTAAATTAATATAAATCACTTTTTCGGTCTGAGTAAGAGTAGTGTCGAGGGGTGTCATTATTGGCCATTATTATggtgcatactgctaggattagcgatgtcgatagcgtcatttttgtaaatagaGAAGGACagatagtaagttttgagctcggtaaaaaaatataatgaaacatttttttcgtcttgtcacgagcatgggatAAAGAAAAGATTCcgagttcccatgaggaattgaacttCAGACCTGTGGAttctgcgctccgatgctccaccactgagccacagagactctatggtgagcgagGCCCATTACAATTTAAAAACGTGACGTGATCGACATCGCTGATCGCTCATaatagagtctctgtggcccAGTGGTAGAGTATCGGAGCGcggaaggtctgaggttcgttTCCTCATAAAGACTCAGAATATTTACTTTGTTCCATTCTCCAACCCAGACGATTACACTATAACTCCATTTCATTTACCGCTTTCTTGAAAGTCAATTTTAAAAGGATGCCCAGGTGTCGTTTACCTACCTTCTTCTGCTAAAGTGCTGTTTGCGAATTCAGATGGTGCAGTTGCAGTGGGAAACGTACTGTATCCCTCAGATGACAGCGATGATTCTGAATACCCTGGGGACATAGTTGCCCCTGAGTCACTGATGTCAGCTGACGCAGGCATCGACGACAAGGTGGTTTCATCCTCTGCCAGTGAATCGTCACCTACTGGCGACGATAAGGTGTAGACGGGAATCTCATCCGAATTATCTTCGAGACTTATATCTTGGGACGCATCCTCGTGATAATCATTTAATTGAGATCCATCTACATTCACCACTGTTGGATAAGcaatattggtcagaggaggCTCTGCAGGGCCATCTATGACAGCCGGAGTCTTAGGTTCATCTGAAATTCCATTTTGGTCGTTCTGTGAATTTATGGCCTGTGTTTGTTCAGTTTGTTCCAGAGATCCCTGAGTTAAGCTGGCTGCTCGTGATCCATTATCTATTCCGTACGATGCCGGTTGACTTTGTTTGTTTGGCGGGGCTTCACCGGAATCCAGGTTCTCCCGAGGGTTGCTATCATAAATCGTTGCATCTTTTACAGCACTACTTACTGAAAATATTGCCTTCTCTGAATCATTACCACTTAGAGATTGGCTGGTGTGACTCTCATTCTTTGGTTCGATAGACTCTGTCGAGTCTGAATAAAATGCCTCTTCGCTCTGGTTTCCCATAGTTTGATTTCCTGCAACATTCACCACCGCGGGCTGATCCGAGGGCTCTTTAACACCTTCATTCGATCCGCTAAAATCAGAGTGCATCGTAGTGTCCTTTACGGATGTCTTTCTTTCACTTACATCAACGATTTTAACTTCAGTAGGTTCTTCTCCCGAGCCACtttcttcttcaaattcttTGTAATCGTCTTCACTGGCATCTTCATTGTTTCGCACATCATCGAGGGAATCGTCTCCACTCCCTGACGTTTCAATattctcttctttctcttctttgatGTCTCGACTATCACTCTCTGGTCTAGTGGCTGATTGATTTGATTCTGTCAACGTTGCATAAGATTCAGGAGCAACCTCGACAATGTGACGGTCATTTTCGTCCATTGTTGAGTTCCTGTCCAAGCTTTTGGGTTCCTCAGGTAACGATGCACTATCCAGGCGTAATGATGCATTGTCAATgccattttcaaaagttttttccttttttcttaggGAGATAGTGTTTTCATCGTCTGTTAAAATGTCTTTCTTGGATGCGGCATTCTTTGGATTGGTCCCCTGTGCGAGAGGCTTGTCCTCTCTCTTTGTGCTAGCTTGTCGGTCTTTAAGCTGATATTTGTTATTCATATCGTCTATCTCATGAAGTCGTTGTTCATCAGAGTCCTCGATGGTATCATTAGATACTTCGTGTTCTTGTTTCTCCATAGGACCATACATCTCGTGCTCCGAATAGGTTTCATTTCTTCTGTCTGCCTTTTTACCTTCGTCACTGTTGAGGTCTTTTGTGGAAGTAGCATCTGACTGAAGGAGAAAAAACAGTTACAGGTTCATTTAATAACTGTCAGGTGATTTTTGGGGAATTTCATGAAGATGTGCTTAATTGAAACCTCATACTCAAAAAATTGGTTTATGTCAATCACAAGCTCTTATATTAAAATATCAAACGCATTTACTGATTGATCTTCCGTTGGGAAGAAGACACTTACTGTGTTTGCTTCACCATTTCCAGAGAAACCACTCTCCTTGTTATGATCACTGCTCGCTGCGTCGAGGGCTTTGTGTAAGAGAGCTTCAGCGTTAGTTACTGACAAAACACTTTTCCGCGAGCCCTCCGGAGCAGCAGCTGGTGTTGATGATGAATCTTCTATGAAATTATTGCCTTCAGTTGAAGTTGTTTCCGATATTTCATTTCCAACTTTATCATTATGGGTTTCTGCAACAAGGTAAAAAGAACCGAATTTTGTGCCTTCCTTTGTTGTTCTTGGTTATGCAAATAGACAACCCCTAATCAATAGTCCAAAATCCTCCACTGAATGGAGGAAACTTGCAACCAAATAGATTTGCGGACAATTGTTGGTTTCCTATTACAGCTTACCATTCAAAGGGGAA from Pocillopora verrucosa isolate sample1 chromosome 10, ASM3666991v2, whole genome shotgun sequence includes the following:
- the LOC131791751 gene encoding protein starmaker, which encodes MNVALVLFAMLLAVIFNACDGAAKGVRAKGVEHKTKLHRKIFHHPHHYHHHHYHPHHPHHHHHYHGHHRHHLHYHHHHPHHHHDNRPKHHYHYHRHYHHHHNPLHHHFHQHNHFHKNPVHHYHYKHSFQPHHGSDKHHQSHRRSDIFHVAGVLPTKLKLHVQVKDMQATKRQSLPNLLANLGQHLMNLGSSLSPRKSQMETPSPLNETHNDKVGNEISETTSTEGNNFIEDSSSTPAAAPEGSRKSVLSVTNAEALLHKALDAASSDHNKESGFSGNGEANTSDATSTKDLNSDEGKKADRRNETYSEHEMYGPMEKQEHEVSNDTIEDSDEQRLHEIDDMNNKYQLKDRQASTKREDKPLAQGTNPKNAASKKDILTDDENTISLRKKEKTFENGIDNASLRLDSASLPEEPKSLDRNSTMDENDRHIVEVAPESYATLTESNQSATRPESDSRDIKEEKEENIETSGSGDDSLDDVRNNEDASEDDYKEFEEESGSGEEPTEVKIVDVSERKTSVKDTTMHSDFSGSNEGVKEPSDQPAVVNVAGNQTMGNQSEEAFYSDSTESIEPKNESHTSQSLSGNDSEKAIFSVSSAVKDATIYDSNPRENLDSGEAPPNKQSQPASYGIDNGSRAASLTQGSLEQTEQTQAINSQNDQNGISDEPKTPAVIDGPAEPPLTNIAYPTVVNVDGSQLNDYHEDASQDISLEDNSDEIPVYTLSSPVGDDSLAEDETTLSSMPASADISDSGATMSPGYSESSLSSEGYSTFPTATAPSEFANSTLAEEGGFQRDMLDDPVQESLETVVDSKSS